Proteins encoded in a region of the Prunus persica cultivar Lovell chromosome G4, Prunus_persica_NCBIv2, whole genome shotgun sequence genome:
- the LOC109948799 gene encoding uncharacterized protein LOC109948799, with protein sequence MESRAPSGPFLGVRRRRRGPREELSFLFNSLPTLETAQPEVGSSGWKSTARRVVSGAPPATLENPEDRVPFTLWSMEQCRQGKSAKWIRNLGKRIGSEGWARGSQSRTRRLSVDCSSCSRGESGSPRAGRGTDWERSFGDFPRAQMPRHLISDAHEWINEIPTVPVYYPAKPQPRERAWQNQRGKKTLLNELNENRNLVWNKRVKARLILISSTNTNRESVAYRSFRPSEFEARGVRKVTTGITGLWQPSVHSDVFYPTDDSVAIVIQPSTRGTVDSHNWSSRLVEKPVARSYRALDYD encoded by the exons GGAGTCCGGAGACGTCGGCGGGGGCCTCGGGAAGAGTTATCTTTTCTGTTTAACAGCCTGCCCACCCTGGAAACGGCTCAGCCGGAGGTAGGGTCCAGCGGCTGGAAGAGCACCGCACGTCGCGTGGTGTCCGGTGCGCCCCCGGCGACCCTTGAAAATCCGGAGGACCGAGTGCCATTCAC CCTCTGGTCGATGGAACAATGTAGGCAAGGGAAGTCGGCAAAATGGATCCGTAACCTCGGGAAAAGGATTGGCTCTGAGGGCTGGGCACGGGGGTCCCAGTCCCGAACCCGTCGGCTGTCGGTGGACTGCTCGAGCTGCTCCCGCGGCGAGAGCGGGTCGCCGCGTGCCGGCCGGGGGACGGACTGGGAGCGTTCCTTCGGGGACTTTCCCCGGGC CCAAATGCCTCGTCATCTAATTAGTGACGCGCATGAATGGATTAACGAGATTCCCACTGTCCCTGTCTACTATCCAGCGAAACCACAGCCAAGGGAACGGGCTTGGCAGAATCAGCGGGGAAAGAAGACCCTGTTGA ATGAGCTCAACGAGAACAGAAATCTCGTGTGGAACAAAAGGGTAAAAGCTCGTTTGATTCTGATTTCCAGTACGAATACGAACCGTGAAAGCGTGGCCTATCGATCCTTTAGACCTTCGGAATTTGAAGCTAGAGGTGTCAGAAAAGTTACCACAGGGATAACTGGCTTGTGGCAGCCAAGCGTTCATAGCGACGTT TTTTACCCTACTGATGACAGTGTCGCAATAGTAATTCAACCTAGTACGAGAGGAACCGTTGATTCGCACAATTGGTCATCGCGCTTGGTTGAAAAGCCAGTGGCGCGAAGCTACCGTGCGCTGGATTATGACTGA